The genomic segment ACTCTCCAGAATCTTTCCACCTCTCTGAGTCAGAATATGTTCAATCTGTCCTGCAAGAACGGTTTTCGGAACGACCATACTTAAATCGCGGGTTACTGCAGGATATTTTGCAATTCCTGTGTATTTATGGTTGAAGCTTGCAAATTCAAGAACCGTAAGGATATCAATCACTGCCACATATGCCTTATCACCGATTCCATAAGTATCTGCAACCAGAGGATGAACCTCTCCCAGATAGCCCACAACCTTGCCATCATAAACCATATTTGCCTGTCTTCCGGGATGAAGGTAAGTTTTTCCGCTGTTTGGATCATAATCTACTTTATCTCTCATTCCTACTTTCTCAAAGAACTCTTCACATACACCTTTCATGTCAAAGAAATCGCCGTTTCCATACATACCAAGTGTAAAGTGCATACGCTCATCCGGAAGTTCTGTAAGAGGAAGTGCATTCGGACGATATACATTACCAAGTTCATAGAGACGTACATCTTTATTTCTTCTGTTATAGTTCGTAGCCAGAGAACTGAGCATACCGTTTAAAGTAGTTGTTCTCATGACACTGTAGTCTTCTCCCAGAGGATTGCTGATCACGATTCCCTGACGGAGCTTACTGTCAACCGGAAGTCTTAATTTGTCAAATATCTTCGGACTTTCGAAAGAATAGGTCATTCCTTCAGAGAAACCACAATATTCCGCAATATCACGTGCCACTGCTTCAATACGAAGTTTAAACGGAAGCTTACCTGTTGTAGCTTCACCTGTAGGCAGAGTAGTCGGAATCTTATCATATCCGAAAAATCTTGCAACTTCTTCTGCAACATCAGCTACATAATGGATATCCTGACGGAAAGTAGGAGCTACGATCTCATTTGTTTTTTCGTCATAGGTCAGTTCTACTTTTGCCAGATAAGCAAGCATTTCTTCCGGTGTCAGGTCAGTTCCAAGAAGAGCATTAATCTTCTCCGGTTTGAAAGGAACTCTGGATGGTTCTCTTACTTCATTGCAGATATCTACCATTCCACCTACGACTTCACCTGCCCCAAGTTCCTCCATCAGCTGGCATGCTCTGTCGATAGCTGCCTGCGCATTGTTCGGGTCAAGACCTTTTTCGAATTTACCGGAAGCATCTGTTCTCAGACCGATTCTCTTGGAAGAAAGGCGGATATTTGTTCCATCAAAACATGCAGCCTCGAAAAGAACGGTTTTTACATCGTCTGTGATCATAGAATTCTCTCCACCCATGATACCGGCAATACCAACTGCTTTCTCACCGTCACAAATCATCAGTACCTGATCATCCATGGTACGTTCCTGTCCATCCAGCGTTACAAATTTCTCATCATTCTCTGCACGACGTACAACGATTTCTTTTCCTGCAATCCTGTCCAGATCATATGCGTGCATTGGCTGACCAAATTCTTCCATTACATAGTTTGTAATATCTACCAGATTATTGATCGGACGGATTCCATTGGAAGCCAGACATCTCTGCATCCATTTCGGAGATGGTCCGATCTTAACATTCTTTACGACTCTTGCGCAGTAACGTGGACAAAGTTTCGGATCTTCTACTGTTACTTTTACATAGTCAGAAGCTTTTTCATCATTTCCCTTACACTCTACAACAGGAGGACAGAATTTCTCATTAAACGTAGCTGCCGCTTCTCTTGCAATTCCCAGTACGCCGTAGCAGTCAACACGATTGGATGTGATTTCATATTCAAAGACAACATCATCCAGGCCCAGTGCCTTGATCGCACTCTCGCCTACAACAGCGTCTTCAGGGAAAATATAGATTCCGTATTCCGGTGCTTCCGGATACATTTCTCTTGTGCTTCCCAGCTCTTCGATGGAACACATCATACCATAGGAATCGATTCCGCGAAGTTTTCCTTTTTTGATTTCAATTCCACCCGGTGTTTTCTTTCCGTCATGTCCACCGGCAACACGTCCGCCGTCAAGAACAACAGGAACCTTATCTCCCTCTTTTACATTAGGAGCGCCTGTAACAATCTGTACAGTCTCTGTTCCGATATTCACCCGGCAGATGATCAGTTTATCTGCATCCGGATGTTTCTCAATTTTTTCAATCTGACCGATCACGATCTTATCCAGATCTGCGTCCAGTTTTTCAAAGCCTTCCACTTTTGTTCCTGTCAGTGTCATGGCATCTGTATATTCCTGTGCTGTCACATCAAGATCCGGCACATACATTTTAATCCAAGATAATGAAGTATTCATTTTGTTAATCCTCTTTCTATATTATAGCTCAGACTTATAGCAGCTTTCCCGGACAGAAATTTCCTCTTGGCTGCATAGCTCTGTTATTTCAGACAGTCATTTCATCAGAACTGTTTCAGGAAACGGATATCATTCTCATAGAGCAGTCTCATGTCATCAATCTCATATTTCAGAAGTGCAATACGTTCAAGACCTACGCCAAATGCGAATCCTGTGTATTCTTCCGGATCAATTCCGCACATGCTTAATACATTCGGATGAACCATACCGCAGCCAAGGATTTCAATCCAGCCGGAACCTTTACAGAAACGGCAGCCTTTACCACCACACTTGAAACAGGATACATCCACCTCTGCGCTTGGCTCTGTGAACGGGAAGTGATGTGGTCTGAACTTAGTTTTTGTCTCAGGTCCGAATAATTCCTGTGCAAACTCCTGCAAAGTTCCCTTAAGATCTGCAAAAGTGATGTTCTTGTCAATAACAAGACCTTCGATCTGATGGAAAGAAGGAGAATGTGTTGCATCTACTTCATCTGAACGGAATACACGACCAGGTGCGATCATACGAATCGGCAGCTTTCCTTTCTCCATAGTACGTGCCTGAACCGGTGAAGTCTGGGAACGAAGAAGGATAGAATCGTTGATAAAGAAAGTATCCTGTTCATCACGTGCCGGATGATTTTCCGGAATATTCAGTTTAGTAAAGTTGTAATCCGCATACTCTACCTCCGGTCCCTCTACTACTTCATAACCCATACCAATAAAGATACGCTCTACTTCTTCCAGGGCGATGGTGTTCGGGTGACGGTGACCGATTTTAGCTTTCTTTGCAGGTAAAGTCACATCAATCACTTCCTGTTTCATCTTCTCTTCACGTGCTGCTTCTTCCAGTTTCTGTTTAGATTCATCAAGAAGTGCTTCTATCTTGCTTCTTGTTTCGTTTACAAGCTGTCCAACCTTCGGGCGCTCTTCCGGTGCAACATCTTTCATACTCTTTAAAATTGCAGTCAATTCACCTTTTTTACCAAGGTATGCCACACGTACTTCGTTCAGTTTTTCCAGACCTTCGGATTTACTGATCCGTTTTCCGGCTGCTTCAGCCAGTTCCTGAAGTCTTTCTTTCATATCCATGTTCTCTTTCTCCTTTATGTCATAATGTCAGAGAAGAAAAATCGTTACTGAGAACAGAATGAACAGTAACGTAAAATCTGACTCTGACTTGATAGCCACAAATCGCTCCGTTGCAAAAGCAGTTCTCGCAATTCATGTTATAATAGCAGAATTGGCAAACAAAAAACTCCGTCCCACTAAAGGGACGGAGCAAAATATCCGCGGTACCACCCTGCTTCCTGCATTTTCTACAGGCTCTCGGTCTGCTTAACGCGCAGTAACGTCATTTCCTACTCAGTAAATACTGTCATTCAGAAATGCGGCTCCGGTGGGAAATTCAGGAAATATCTGAACCTGAGGCAGCTTCCAGCCGATGGCTTCCTCTCTCTGACGGAAAATAAATCCCTGTAAACACCTTCTAAGCTTTTCATGATTATCAACACTAGTAATCATGCCACAGACGTCAAAATCTGTCAAGTACCATTTACATTATTTATTTTTAAGATATTCATCGATACCTTTGGCACCAGCTTTACCTGCACCCATGGCAAGGATAACAGTAGCTGCACCTGTAACAGCATCACCGCCGGCATATACACCATCTTTAGATGTCTTACCTGTTTCTTCTTCAGCAATGATACATCTTCTCTTATTGACTTCAAGACCTTTTGTTGTAGAAGAGATAAGAGGGTTCGGGGAAGTACCAAGAGACATGATAACTGTATCTACATCCATGTCATATTCAGATCCCGGAATTTCAACCGGACGACGTCTTCCGGAAGCATCCGGCTCACCAAGTTCCATCTTGACAACCTTCATACCTTTTACATGACCGTTCTCATCTACAAGGATTTCCTTCGGGTTAGTAAGAAGATCAAAGATGATTCCCTCTTCTTTTGCGTGATGAACTTCCTCTGCTCGTGCAGGAAGCTCTGCTTCACTTCTTCTGTATACGATATGTACTTCAGCACCAAGTCTTAAAGCTGTTCTGGCAGCATCCATAGCAACATTACCACCGCCTACAACTGCTACTTTCTTTCCTGCTGCGATCGGTGTATCATAAGAATCATCAAAAGCTTTCATCAGGTTGCTTCTTGTAAGATATTCGTTGGCAGAGAATACACCGCTTGCATTCTCACCCGGGATACCCATGAACATTGGAAGTCCGGCACCTGATCCGATAAATACAGCTTCAAATCCTTCGTCCTCGATCAGCTGATCGATTGTTGTGGATTTACCGATAACAACATTAGTCTCGAATTTAACACCTAATTCTTTAACTTTTTCAATTTCTTTCTTAACAACTTTCTGTTTCGGAAGACGGAACTCCGGAATACCGTAAACAAGAACACCTCCAAGTTCATGAAGAGCTTCAAATACAGTTACATCATAACCAGCTTTTGCAAGATCACCTGCACAGGTAAGTCCGGAAGGACCGGAACCGATCACTGCAACTTTATGTCCGTTCTTAACTTCTGCTCCAACAGGTTTGATATCATGTTCCAGAGCATAATCAGCAACAAATCTCTCCAGCTTACCGATAGAAACAGCTTCACCTTTGACTCCGCGGATACATTTACCCTCACACTGGGATTCCTGAGGACATACACGTCCACAGATAGCCGGAAGTGCGGAGGATAATCCGATCACTTTGTATGCTTCTTCGATCTTTCCCTCTTTAATCTCTTCAATAAATCCAGGAATATTAATGGATACAGGACAGCCTTCCACACATTTCGGTTTCTTACAGCCTAAGCATCTCTGTGCTTCTTCCATTGCTTCTTCCTGATTGTATCCAAGACAAACTTCTTCAAAGTTTGTTGCACGCACCTTTGGATCCTGTTCTCTTACAGGAACTTTCTTTAACATCT from the Blautia wexlerae DSM 19850 genome contains:
- the pheT gene encoding phenylalanine--tRNA ligase subunit beta; the encoded protein is MNTSLSWIKMYVPDLDVTAQEYTDAMTLTGTKVEGFEKLDADLDKIVIGQIEKIEKHPDADKLIICRVNIGTETVQIVTGAPNVKEGDKVPVVLDGGRVAGGHDGKKTPGGIEIKKGKLRGIDSYGMMCSIEELGSTREMYPEAPEYGIYIFPEDAVVGESAIKALGLDDVVFEYEITSNRVDCYGVLGIAREAAATFNEKFCPPVVECKGNDEKASDYVKVTVEDPKLCPRYCARVVKNVKIGPSPKWMQRCLASNGIRPINNLVDITNYVMEEFGQPMHAYDLDRIAGKEIVVRRAENDEKFVTLDGQERTMDDQVLMICDGEKAVGIAGIMGGENSMITDDVKTVLFEAACFDGTNIRLSSKRIGLRTDASGKFEKGLDPNNAQAAIDRACQLMEELGAGEVVGGMVDICNEVREPSRVPFKPEKINALLGTDLTPEEMLAYLAKVELTYDEKTNEIVAPTFRQDIHYVADVAEEVARFFGYDKIPTTLPTGEATTGKLPFKLRIEAVARDIAEYCGFSEGMTYSFESPKIFDKLRLPVDSKLRQGIVISNPLGEDYSVMRTTTLNGMLSSLATNYNRRNKDVRLYELGNVYRPNALPLTELPDERMHFTLGMYGNGDFFDMKGVCEEFFEKVGMRDKVDYDPNSGKTYLHPGRQANMVYDGKVVGYLGEVHPLVADTYGIGDKAYVAVIDILTVLEFASFNHKYTGIAKYPAVTRDLSMVVPKTVLAGQIEHILTQRGGKILESYQLFDIYEGNQIKGGYKSMAYSLVFRHHDKTLEESEITAAMKKILNGLTDLGIELRS
- the gltA gene encoding NADPH-dependent glutamate synthase, producing MADAKMLKKVPVREQDPKVRATNFEEVCLGYNQEEAMEEAQRCLGCKKPKCVEGCPVSINIPGFIEEIKEGKIEEAYKVIGLSSALPAICGRVCPQESQCEGKCIRGVKGEAVSIGKLERFVADYALEHDIKPVGAEVKNGHKVAVIGSGPSGLTCAGDLAKAGYDVTVFEALHELGGVLVYGIPEFRLPKQKVVKKEIEKVKELGVKFETNVVIGKSTTIDQLIEDEGFEAVFIGSGAGLPMFMGIPGENASGVFSANEYLTRSNLMKAFDDSYDTPIAAGKKVAVVGGGNVAMDAARTALRLGAEVHIVYRRSEAELPARAEEVHHAKEEGIIFDLLTNPKEILVDENGHVKGMKVVKMELGEPDASGRRRPVEIPGSEYDMDVDTVIMSLGTSPNPLISSTTKGLEVNKRRCIIAEEETGKTSKDGVYAGGDAVTGAATVILAMGAGKAGAKGIDEYLKNK
- the pheS gene encoding phenylalanine--tRNA ligase subunit alpha; translation: MKERLQELAEAAGKRISKSEGLEKLNEVRVAYLGKKGELTAILKSMKDVAPEERPKVGQLVNETRSKIEALLDESKQKLEEAAREEKMKQEVIDVTLPAKKAKIGHRHPNTIALEEVERIFIGMGYEVVEGPEVEYADYNFTKLNIPENHPARDEQDTFFINDSILLRSQTSPVQARTMEKGKLPIRMIAPGRVFRSDEVDATHSPSFHQIEGLVIDKNITFADLKGTLQEFAQELFGPETKTKFRPHHFPFTEPSAEVDVSCFKCGGKGCRFCKGSGWIEILGCGMVHPNVLSMCGIDPEEYTGFAFGVGLERIALLKYEIDDMRLLYENDIRFLKQF